Proteins encoded by one window of Chryseobacterium sp. POL2:
- a CDS encoding lipopolysaccharide biosynthesis protein, protein MSVVARQGIKYSIIGYLGTLLGIISSIFIFPHDMEFYGKLRFILPTAEMFIPIVVFGLSFSNVKFFLKTKEDGKHHNFLSLSLLGVVINFIIFCALYFLAATLFPNLKNSETWQMKNLIFPMILVLALSSIFNKYITNYKRIVVSNIFENLVPKLANLGAFIIFVYLCFSEKIAYAFFFGMFVLTLLGYAFYANKLEKIQPDFSTNYIKKDQFWKQIFFYSLFGFLGNIGNYLAVRIDNYMIGEFIDFEANGVYSTILAIIGIINVPQMGLFNISAPIINKSISEHNFEELDHFHKKTSLSLFFLGLSLYSCILVGFPYLTDLIKNGDLLKQAEPVVWILGSAFIFDLATGFNGHIISLSKYYRFNIVIMLILASLTIGLNFVFLKYTDLGIIGIAMATAISLSIFNSIKIIFNYQKFKVFPLSMPMLYALVLSFCAINIAILTPNFSNSLLNLFLKPSIVIAILLIGNHFMKIYPLDKYLNKNFFRSLTKFK, encoded by the coding sequence ATGAGCGTTGTTGCACGTCAAGGCATAAAATATTCAATTATAGGTTATCTGGGGACATTATTGGGAATTATTTCCTCAATTTTCATATTTCCACATGACATGGAGTTTTATGGGAAATTGCGATTTATCCTTCCTACAGCCGAAATGTTTATCCCAATAGTTGTTTTTGGATTGTCATTTTCTAATGTGAAATTTTTTTTAAAAACCAAGGAAGATGGCAAACATCACAATTTCCTCAGCTTATCTTTGCTTGGCGTTGTCATCAATTTCATCATTTTTTGTGCGCTATATTTTTTAGCAGCCACCCTTTTTCCAAACTTAAAAAATTCCGAAACATGGCAAATGAAAAATCTTATTTTTCCCATGATTTTGGTTTTAGCGTTATCATCGATTTTTAATAAATATATTACCAATTATAAGCGGATTGTTGTCTCCAATATTTTTGAAAATCTGGTGCCAAAACTGGCTAATCTTGGTGCTTTTATCATTTTTGTATATCTATGTTTCTCCGAAAAAATAGCTTATGCCTTTTTCTTCGGAATGTTTGTATTAACACTTCTTGGTTATGCATTTTATGCTAATAAGCTCGAAAAAATCCAACCCGATTTCAGTACAAATTATATTAAAAAAGACCAATTTTGGAAACAAATTTTCTTTTACAGCTTGTTTGGATTTTTAGGAAATATCGGTAATTATCTCGCCGTAAGGATTGACAATTATATGATCGGCGAATTTATCGACTTCGAGGCCAACGGCGTTTACAGCACTATTCTCGCTATTATTGGTATTATTAATGTGCCACAAATGGGGCTTTTCAATATTTCGGCGCCGATTATCAACAAAAGTATTAGCGAACATAATTTCGAAGAACTCGACCACTTTCACAAAAAAACATCACTAAGTTTGTTCTTCTTAGGTTTGTCTTTATATTCGTGTATTTTGGTAGGATTTCCCTATTTAACAGACCTTATCAAAAATGGCGATTTGTTAAAACAAGCGGAACCTGTGGTTTGGATTCTCGGCTCCGCATTTATTTTTGATCTAGCGACAGGTTTCAACGGCCATATTATCTCGTTGTCAAAATATTATCGTTTTAATATTGTCATCATGTTAATCTTGGCAAGTTTAACTATTGGGCTTAATTTTGTTTTTTTAAAATACACCGATTTAGGAATTATTGGCATTGCGATGGCAACGGCTATTTCTCTTTCTATTTTCAACAGTATTAAAATCATTTTTAATTATCAAAAATTCAAAGTTTTTCCTTTGAGTATGCCGATGCTTTATGCGTTGGTATTAAGCTTTTGCGCGATTAATATTGCGATATTAACACCAAATTTCTCAAACAGTTTACTGAATTTATTTTTAAAACCAAGTATTGTTATAGCCATTTTATTAATCGGAAATCACTTTATGAAAATCTACCCTTTGGATAAATACCTGAACAAAAACTTCTTCAGAAGCCTTACAAAATTCAAATAA
- a CDS encoding sulfate/molybdate ABC transporter ATP-binding protein: protein MLLEINDLEFSYLPEQKLFQNFSFSMENAQVIALAGESGCGKSTLLSLIYGLYDWRQGDIIFDGRRLKGPKANLVPGEADMKLVAQQYDLMPYANVFDNVGKFISNINLGEKKDKVNLLLEAVGMADFSKVLPKNLSGGQQQRVAIARALAVTPKLLLLDEPFSNLDTSRKFDLRDKFFSMVKNMGLSVIISTHNLEEIIPWVDKVAILERGELLQYDTPKETYQQPTNEYVAKLLGEVNVFTDFEKHKFNLNKNFYFPHQIKRSDHGLEGEILESRFAGAFYWNKIKLQDKILIIYSLEKLEEPERFIFCE from the coding sequence CGATTTAGAATTCAGTTATTTACCCGAACAAAAACTCTTTCAAAACTTCAGTTTTTCAATGGAAAATGCCCAAGTTATTGCTTTGGCAGGAGAAAGTGGTTGTGGAAAATCAACTTTGTTGAGCCTTATTTATGGTTTGTACGACTGGCGACAAGGCGACATTATTTTCGACGGAAGAAGGCTTAAAGGACCAAAAGCGAATCTTGTTCCTGGAGAAGCTGATATGAAATTGGTGGCGCAACAATACGATCTTATGCCTTATGCCAATGTTTTTGACAATGTCGGAAAATTTATTTCGAATATTAATCTTGGTGAAAAAAAGGATAAAGTCAATCTGCTTTTGGAAGCGGTGGGTATGGCGGATTTTTCCAAAGTGCTTCCCAAAAATCTCAGTGGAGGACAACAACAGCGTGTTGCTATTGCGCGTGCTTTGGCAGTTACGCCCAAGCTGTTATTGTTGGATGAGCCTTTCAGCAATTTGGATACTTCCCGAAAATTTGATCTTCGTGATAAGTTTTTTTCTATGGTTAAAAATATGGGTTTGTCGGTTATTATTTCGACCCATAATTTGGAGGAGATTATACCTTGGGTTGACAAAGTTGCTATTCTTGAACGAGGTGAATTATTACAATATGACACGCCGAAAGAAACTTATCAACAGCCTACGAATGAATATGTTGCCAAACTTTTAGGCGAAGTAAATGTCTTTACGGATTTTGAAAAGCATAAGTTTAATCTTAATAAAAATTTCTACTTTCCTCATCAGATAAAACGCTCAGATCATGGTCTAGAAGGGGAAATTTTGGAAAGTCGTTTTGCTGGCGCTTTCTATTGGAATAAAATTAAATTACAAGATAAAATATTGATTATCTATTCTTTAGAAAAACTCGAGGAGCCAGAAAGGTTCATCTTTTGTGAATAG